A single region of the Leisingera thetidis genome encodes:
- a CDS encoding VOC family protein → MILDHLAVAGATLEDAAAHVEQSLGIRLGPGGSHARYGTHNRLMGLEDGLYLEAIAIDPATQPQEQPRWFDLDRLNGPARLSNWILRSEDLGAEKTLLPPHAQRHVQMQRGDLRWLMTVPEDGLLPYDNLFPAVLQWQAEPPAARLPQSGCRLARLTLSHPEAAALQAALDRILADPRIAVEQGAPAMMAEFATPHGKRQLR, encoded by the coding sequence ATGATACTCGATCACCTGGCGGTGGCCGGCGCAACGCTGGAAGACGCCGCGGCCCATGTGGAGCAGTCCCTGGGCATCCGCCTGGGCCCCGGCGGCAGCCATGCGCGCTATGGCACCCATAACCGGCTGATGGGGCTGGAGGACGGGCTCTATCTGGAGGCCATCGCCATCGACCCCGCAACCCAGCCGCAGGAGCAGCCGCGCTGGTTCGACCTCGACCGGCTCAACGGCCCGGCGCGGCTCAGCAACTGGATCCTGCGAAGCGAAGACCTGGGCGCGGAAAAAACCCTGCTGCCGCCCCATGCGCAGCGCCACGTGCAGATGCAGCGCGGCGACCTGCGCTGGCTGATGACGGTGCCGGAGGACGGGCTCTTGCCCTATGACAACCTCTTTCCCGCCGTCCTGCAGTGGCAGGCAGAGCCGCCCGCCGCCCGCCTGCCGCAGTCGGGCTGCCGCCTGGCCCGGCTGACCCTCAGCCACCCGGAGGCAGCGGCGCTGCAGGCGGCGCTGGACCGCATCCTGGCCGACCCGCGCATCGCAGTGGAGCAGGGGGCGCCCGCAATGATGGCGGAGTTCGCCACCCCGCACGGCAAAAGGCAGCTGAGATGA
- a CDS encoding endonuclease/exonuclease/phosphatase family protein, with the protein MRLATYNIEWFANLFDSQDRLLLDGARSARHGIDRYTQGHAIAHVLRRIDADAVMVIEAPNTGRRQRTTRALEHFAAEAGLRAREAVSGFPNDTQQEIALLYDPDVLTARHDARASADAPRFDGVLAIDLDVDAQADQVRFSKPPLELAVRTRGGTRLRMIGAHLKSKAPHAAKTRGEITAVSIANRRKQLAQAIWLHRRVAEHAAAGEHVVLLGDLNDGPGLDEYEELFGRSSVEIVMGDLLTDPHAHNLLQPRATVLPSTSRFYNPETKRYFCALLDYVMISRSLTGFDPQWRIWHPFDDAECYADAETREALLKASDHFPVTLDIALE; encoded by the coding sequence ATGCGGCTGGCCACCTATAACATCGAATGGTTCGCCAACCTGTTCGACAGCCAGGACCGCCTGCTGCTGGACGGCGCGCGGTCGGCCCGCCACGGGATTGACCGCTACACCCAGGGGCACGCCATCGCCCATGTGCTGCGCCGCATCGACGCCGATGCGGTGATGGTGATCGAGGCGCCCAACACCGGCCGCCGCCAGCGCACCACCCGGGCCCTGGAACACTTTGCGGCAGAGGCGGGCCTCAGGGCGCGCGAGGCGGTCAGCGGCTTTCCCAACGACACCCAGCAGGAAATCGCGCTGCTCTATGACCCCGACGTGCTGACCGCCCGCCACGATGCCCGCGCCTCGGCGGATGCGCCGCGGTTCGACGGGGTGCTCGCCATCGATCTCGACGTCGATGCGCAGGCCGACCAGGTGCGGTTTTCCAAGCCGCCGCTGGAGCTGGCCGTGCGGACCAGGGGCGGCACCCGACTGCGGATGATCGGCGCGCATCTGAAATCCAAGGCGCCGCACGCGGCGAAAACCCGCGGCGAGATCACCGCCGTTTCCATTGCCAACCGGCGCAAGCAGCTGGCGCAGGCGATCTGGCTGCACCGGCGGGTGGCGGAACACGCGGCAGCGGGCGAGCACGTGGTGCTGCTGGGCGATCTCAACGACGGCCCCGGCCTCGATGAATACGAAGAACTGTTCGGCCGCTCCTCGGTCGAGATCGTGATGGGGGATCTGCTGACCGACCCCCACGCGCACAACCTGCTGCAGCCGCGCGCCACCGTGCTGCCCAGCACCTCGCGGTTCTACAATCCTGAAACCAAACGCTATTTCTGCGCGCTGCTGGACTATGTGATGATTTCCCGCAGCCTGACGGGATTTGATCCGCAGTGGCGGATCTGGCACCCTTTTGACGATGCGGAATGCTACGCCGATGCAGAGACGCGGGAGGCGCTGCTCAAGGCCTCCGACCATTTCCCGGTGACGCTGGACATTGCGCTGGAGTGA
- a CDS encoding molecular chaperone DjiA: MSLWTRISDALAALAAGESLSEVFDRLRAPPERTVAFAIAVIALGAKMAKADGQVTRDEVTAFREVFQIARDDETGAARVFNMARTDVAGYQEYARRIHSMFADDPATLCDLMEGLFHIALADGFYHPGENEFLEEVSRIFGQTPQQFQALRARFVPDAPKDPFTVLGVTPDMAKEEIRKHWRQLVRDTHPDAMIARGVPEEAVRLAEKRLIDINRAWDEINGCGGNAAGHL, translated from the coding sequence ATGTCACTCTGGACCCGCATATCCGACGCGCTGGCCGCGCTTGCCGCAGGCGAAAGCCTGTCGGAAGTGTTCGACCGCCTGCGCGCGCCGCCCGAAAGAACCGTGGCCTTTGCCATTGCCGTGATTGCGCTTGGCGCCAAGATGGCCAAGGCCGACGGCCAGGTCACAAGGGATGAGGTCACCGCCTTCCGCGAGGTGTTCCAGATCGCCCGCGACGACGAGACCGGCGCGGCCCGCGTCTTCAACATGGCGCGCACCGATGTGGCCGGCTACCAGGAATACGCGCGCCGCATCCACAGCATGTTTGCCGACGACCCCGCCACGCTCTGCGACCTGATGGAGGGGCTCTTTCATATCGCCTTGGCGGACGGGTTCTACCACCCCGGCGAGAATGAGTTCCTGGAGGAGGTGAGCCGCATCTTCGGCCAGACGCCGCAGCAGTTCCAGGCGCTGCGGGCGCGCTTCGTGCCGGATGCGCCCAAGGATCCCTTCACGGTGCTGGGCGTCACCCCGGATATGGCCAAGGAGGAGATCCGCAAGCACTGGCGCCAGCTGGTGCGCGACACCCACCCGGATGCGATGATCGCCCGCGGGGTGCCGGAAGAGGCGGTGCGGCTGGCGGAAAAGCGGCTGATCGACATCAACCGCGCCTGGGACGAGATCAACGGATGCGGCGGCAATGCGGCTGGCCACCTATAA
- a CDS encoding MAPEG family protein: protein MLRSKRPQILTGMALGALWGVAVTGLPQWLGLPYIPAPIALPGAFLAPGLILALMTGRIAQRRFFDDAIIDGAPFAPGSPAEIDQRVLANTVEQLVLALAIWPFAAVTLGGAVAIALGLSFALMRLLFWAGYHLSPPLRGLGFAGTFYPTVIAGVWAAAIWV from the coding sequence ATGCTGCGCTCCAAACGCCCTCAGATCCTTACCGGCATGGCCCTCGGCGCCCTCTGGGGCGTTGCGGTCACCGGCCTGCCGCAATGGCTGGGCCTGCCGTATATCCCGGCCCCGATCGCCTTGCCCGGCGCCTTCCTCGCGCCTGGCCTGATCCTCGCCCTGATGACCGGCCGCATCGCGCAGCGGCGATTCTTTGACGACGCCATCATCGACGGTGCCCCCTTTGCGCCCGGTTCCCCGGCAGAGATCGACCAGCGGGTGCTGGCCAACACCGTGGAGCAGCTGGTGCTGGCGCTGGCCATCTGGCCCTTTGCCGCCGTCACCCTGGGCGGCGCCGTGGCCATCGCGCTTGGCCTGTCCTTTGCGCTGATGCGCCTGCTGTTCTGGGCCGGCTACCACCTGTCGCCGCCGCTCAGGGGGCTGGGGTTTGCCGGCACGTTCTACCCCACGGTGATCGCCGGTGTCTGGGCCGCAGCCATCTGGGTCTGA
- the scpA gene encoding methylmalonyl-CoA mutase: protein MTNKDEWRALAEKELRGRAVDDLNWQTLEGIEVKPLYTEDDTRDLPHMGTLPGFGPFTRGVKATMYAGRPWTIRQYAGFSTAEESNAFYRRNLAAGQQGVSVAFDLATHRGYDSDHPRVVGDVGKAGVAIDSVEDMKILFDGIPLDQVSVSMTMNGAVIPVLASFIVAGEEQGHDKSVLAGTIQNDILKEFMVRNTYIYPPKPSMRIISDIIGYTSDHMPKFNSISISGYHMQEAGANLVQELAYTIADGREYVRAALDAGMDVDKFAGRLSFFFAIGMNFFMEIAKLRAARTLWHRVMTEFGAKSERSKMLRTHCQTSGVSLQEQDPYNNVIRTAYEAMSAVLGGTQSLHTNALDEAIALPTDFSARIARNTQLVLQEETGVTNVVDPLAGSYYIESLTNDLIEKAWALIEEVEEMGGMTKAVESGMPKLRIEESAARRQAMIDRGDEVVVGVNKYRKDKEDPIDILDVDNHAVRDAQIARLQKMREMRDEAACQAALDELTRRAKDGSGNLLEAAVEAARARASVGEISMAMEKEFGRHRAEVKTLAGVYGAAYEGDEGFAAIQKSIEDFAEEEGRRPRLLVVKMGQDGHDRGAKVIATAFADIGFDVDVGPLFQTPAEAAQDAIDNDVHVIGISSQAAGHKTLAPQLVEALQAEGAGDIIVICGGVIPQQDYEFLYSKGVKAIFGPGTNIPEAAQDILRLIREARS from the coding sequence ATGACAAACAAAGACGAATGGCGGGCTCTGGCTGAGAAAGAGCTGCGCGGACGGGCGGTTGACGACCTCAATTGGCAGACGCTGGAAGGCATCGAGGTCAAGCCGCTCTATACCGAAGACGACACCCGGGACCTGCCCCACATGGGCACGCTGCCCGGTTTCGGCCCCTTCACCCGCGGGGTGAAGGCCACCATGTACGCCGGCCGCCCCTGGACCATCCGCCAGTACGCGGGCTTCTCCACGGCGGAGGAATCCAACGCCTTCTACCGCCGCAACCTGGCCGCGGGGCAGCAGGGCGTCTCGGTCGCCTTCGACCTCGCCACCCACCGCGGCTATGACAGCGACCACCCCCGCGTGGTCGGCGATGTCGGCAAGGCCGGCGTGGCCATCGACTCGGTCGAGGACATGAAGATCCTGTTCGACGGCATCCCGCTCGATCAGGTTTCGGTGTCGATGACCATGAACGGCGCGGTGATCCCGGTGCTGGCCTCCTTCATCGTCGCGGGCGAGGAGCAGGGCCACGACAAGTCGGTCCTCGCGGGCACCATCCAGAACGACATCCTGAAGGAGTTCATGGTCCGCAACACCTACATCTACCCGCCCAAGCCCTCGATGCGGATCATCTCGGACATCATCGGATACACCTCCGACCACATGCCGAAATTCAACTCGATCTCGATCTCCGGCTACCACATGCAGGAGGCCGGCGCGAACCTGGTGCAGGAGCTGGCCTATACCATCGCGGACGGGCGCGAATACGTGCGCGCGGCGCTGGACGCCGGCATGGACGTGGACAAATTCGCAGGGCGTCTGTCGTTCTTCTTTGCGATCGGCATGAATTTCTTCATGGAAATCGCCAAGCTGCGCGCCGCCCGCACCCTGTGGCACCGGGTGATGACCGAATTCGGCGCCAAGTCCGAACGCTCCAAGATGCTGCGCACCCACTGCCAGACCTCGGGCGTTTCCTTGCAGGAGCAGGATCCCTACAACAACGTGATCCGCACCGCCTATGAGGCGATGTCGGCGGTGCTTGGCGGCACCCAGTCCCTGCACACCAACGCGCTGGACGAAGCCATCGCGCTGCCCACCGACTTCTCCGCCCGCATCGCCCGCAACACCCAACTGGTGCTGCAGGAGGAAACCGGCGTGACCAACGTGGTCGACCCGCTGGCCGGCTCCTACTACATCGAAAGCCTCACCAACGACCTGATCGAGAAAGCCTGGGCGCTGATCGAGGAAGTCGAGGAGATGGGCGGCATGACCAAGGCCGTCGAGAGCGGCATGCCCAAGCTGCGCATCGAAGAGTCGGCGGCCCGCCGCCAGGCGATGATCGACCGCGGCGACGAGGTGGTGGTTGGCGTCAACAAGTACCGCAAGGACAAGGAAGACCCGATCGACATCCTGGATGTCGACAACCACGCGGTGCGCGACGCCCAGATCGCCCGCCTGCAGAAAATGCGCGAGATGCGCGACGAGGCGGCCTGCCAGGCCGCGCTCGATGAACTGACCCGCCGCGCCAAGGACGGCAGCGGCAACCTGCTCGAAGCAGCTGTCGAAGCCGCCCGCGCGCGGGCCTCAGTCGGAGAGATCAGCATGGCGATGGAAAAGGAATTCGGCCGCCACCGTGCGGAAGTGAAAACCCTGGCCGGCGTCTACGGCGCGGCTTACGAGGGCGACGAGGGCTTTGCCGCGATCCAGAAGTCGATCGAGGATTTCGCCGAGGAGGAGGGCCGCCGCCCGCGCCTGCTGGTGGTCAAGATGGGCCAGGACGGCCACGACCGCGGCGCCAAGGTGATCGCGACGGCCTTTGCCGACATCGGCTTTGACGTCGACGTGGGCCCGCTGTTCCAGACCCCGGCAGAGGCGGCGCAGGACGCCATCGACAACGACGTGCACGTGATCGGCATCTCCAGCCAGGCCGCGGGCCACAAGACGCTGGCGCCGCAGCTGGTCGAGGCGCTGCAGGCCGAAGGCGCAGGCGACATCATCGTGATCTGCGGCGGCGTGATTCCGCAGCAGGATTACGAATTCCTGTACTCCAAAGGCGTCAAGGCGATCTTCGGCCCCGGCACCAACATCCCCGAGGCCGCCCAGGACATCCTGCGCCTGATCCGCGAAGCGCGTTCCTGA
- a CDS encoding DnaA ATPase domain-containing protein encodes MAQQLSFDLPAKPALGRDDFFVAPSNAMAVALLDPGFAWPSGKLVLTGPKGAGKTHLVHVWASQTGARIIRAAGLAAEAVPDLAQGPIAVEDVPAIAARKEQQDALFHLHNMVLAGGHALVMTGRDAPNLWGLTLPDLQSRVQAATHAELQAPDDQLLAVVLAKLFDDRQITPRPDVIPYLVAHMDRSFAAAAQIVGRLDRLSLAEKCSLSRPLAVRVLSEIREEALENDASASG; translated from the coding sequence ATGGCACAGCAGCTGAGCTTTGACCTCCCGGCGAAACCGGCGCTGGGGCGGGATGATTTCTTTGTCGCCCCTTCCAACGCGATGGCGGTGGCGCTGCTGGATCCCGGCTTTGCCTGGCCCAGCGGCAAGCTGGTGCTGACCGGCCCCAAAGGCGCGGGCAAGACCCATCTGGTGCACGTCTGGGCCAGCCAGACCGGGGCGCGGATCATCCGCGCCGCCGGTCTGGCCGCCGAGGCGGTGCCGGATCTGGCGCAGGGCCCCATTGCGGTCGAAGACGTGCCGGCAATCGCCGCCCGCAAGGAGCAGCAGGACGCCCTGTTCCACCTGCACAACATGGTGCTGGCGGGCGGCCATGCGCTGGTGATGACCGGCCGCGATGCGCCGAATCTGTGGGGGCTGACCCTGCCCGACCTGCAAAGCCGGGTGCAGGCCGCCACCCATGCCGAGCTGCAGGCGCCGGACGACCAGCTGCTGGCGGTGGTGCTGGCCAAGCTGTTCGACGACCGCCAGATCACCCCGAGACCGGATGTGATCCCCTATCTGGTGGCCCATATGGACCGCTCCTTTGCCGCGGCGGCGCAGATCGTCGGGCGGCTGGACCGCCTGTCGCTGGCGGAAAAATGCAGCCTGTCACGGCCGCTGGCGGTGCGGGTGCTGTCGGAAATCCGCGAGGAGGCACTGGAAAATGACGCATCCGCAAGCGGTTGA
- a CDS encoding GNAT family N-acetyltransferase, with protein MIIRPARAEDAEAVCAIANWVIRDTLATFNSLEKTVAQVRDQIAAGRGSGSYLVAEQDGEILGHAHFFPFRPGPGYRFTAEHTIHLLPAAQGKGAGRRLMQALEAAAAAARVHVLIASVSSANPGAIAFHAALGYVETARMPELGCKHGRWLDTVFMQKILTPGIPAPDSAGKPR; from the coding sequence ATGATTATCCGCCCGGCCCGGGCAGAGGATGCCGAAGCGGTCTGCGCCATCGCCAACTGGGTGATCCGCGACACGCTGGCGACCTTCAACAGCCTGGAGAAAACCGTGGCGCAGGTGCGGGATCAGATCGCCGCCGGACGCGGCAGCGGCAGCTACCTGGTGGCGGAGCAGGACGGCGAAATCCTCGGCCACGCGCATTTCTTCCCCTTCCGCCCCGGCCCCGGATACCGGTTCACGGCGGAGCACACCATTCACCTGCTGCCCGCGGCGCAGGGCAAGGGCGCGGGGCGCCGGCTGATGCAGGCGCTGGAGGCGGCGGCGGCAGCGGCCCGGGTTCACGTTCTGATCGCCAGCGTCAGCAGCGCCAATCCCGGCGCCATCGCCTTTCACGCCGCCCTGGGCTATGTGGAAACCGCAAGAATGCCGGAGCTTGGCTGCAAGCACGGCCGCTGGCTGGACACTGTTTTCATGCAGAAAATCCTGACACCCGGTATTCCCGCCCCTGACAGCGCCGGCAAACCCCGCTAG
- a CDS encoding AI-2E family transporter, giving the protein MALPAKKQFKYWGVAAVVFAVIMWALGGVLMPFILGAAIAYMIDPIADRLEAWGLSRTAATAAITVGALLVFLLLLLVVVPTLIYQMIDLVNVLPQLARDARAFAIEHFPSVFEENSRMHQAIASIGQTLQSRAGQLLQTAAGSAVSLLNVVVLLVIVPVVAVYLLLDWDRMVARIDALLPRDHQPVIRRLAREIDAVLASFIRGMGTVCLILGTYYAVALMLVGLNFGLAVGFIAGLITFIPYLGALIGGALAIGLALFQFWGDWVSIGLVGIIFAIGQVAEGNFLTPKLVGGSVGLHPVWLLLALSVFGALFGFVGMLVAVPVAAALGVVARFLTEQYLDSRLYQGQSHRDAGAE; this is encoded by the coding sequence ATGGCGCTACCAGCCAAGAAACAGTTCAAATACTGGGGCGTCGCCGCGGTGGTGTTCGCGGTGATCATGTGGGCGCTTGGCGGCGTGCTGATGCCGTTCATCCTGGGCGCCGCGATTGCCTATATGATCGACCCGATCGCCGACCGGCTGGAAGCCTGGGGGCTGAGCCGCACCGCCGCCACCGCCGCCATCACCGTCGGCGCGCTGCTGGTGTTCCTGCTGCTGCTGCTGGTGGTGGTGCCGACGCTGATCTACCAGATGATCGACCTGGTCAACGTGCTGCCGCAGCTGGCGCGCGACGCGCGCGCCTTTGCGATCGAGCATTTCCCCTCGGTGTTCGAGGAAAACAGCCGCATGCATCAGGCCATCGCCTCGATCGGGCAGACGCTGCAGTCGCGCGCGGGCCAGCTGCTGCAGACCGCGGCCGGATCCGCGGTGTCGCTGCTGAACGTGGTGGTGCTCTTGGTCATCGTGCCGGTGGTTGCGGTCTACCTGCTGCTGGACTGGGACCGGATGGTGGCGCGCATCGACGCGCTCCTGCCGCGCGACCACCAGCCGGTGATCCGCCGCCTGGCCCGCGAGATCGACGCGGTGCTGGCCTCCTTCATCCGCGGCATGGGCACGGTCTGCCTGATCCTGGGCACCTATTACGCGGTGGCGCTGATGCTGGTGGGGCTGAATTTCGGCCTGGCGGTCGGCTTCATCGCCGGGCTGATCACCTTCATCCCCTATCTCGGCGCGCTGATCGGCGGCGCGCTGGCGATCGGGCTGGCGCTGTTCCAGTTCTGGGGCGACTGGGTGTCGATCGGGCTGGTCGGCATCATCTTTGCCATCGGACAGGTCGCCGAGGGCAATTTCCTCACCCCCAAGCTGGTCGGCGGCTCGGTCGGGCTGCATCCGGTCTGGCTGCTGCTGGCGCTGTCGGTGTTCGGGGCGCTGTTCGGCTTTGTCGGCATGCTGGTGGCGGTGCCCGTTGCCGCCGCCCTGGGCGTGGTCGCCCGCTTCCTGACCGAACAGTATCTGGACAGCCGACTGTATCAGGGCCAGAGCCACCGGGACGCGGGGGCGGAATAA
- a CDS encoding Ppx/GppA family phosphatase — protein MNLTQDPAAANADWGPFGRPIFDDPRARALSRVGVVDVGSNSVRLVVFDGAARSPAYFYNEKIMCALGAGLSESGRLNPEGRARALSALRRFQHLAQGMGLPPLSAIATAAVREAEDGPEFCAEVLRETGLKVHVIDGREEARLSAQGVLLGWPGAYGLVCDIGGSSMELAEIQENTVGRRVTSPLGPLKLRDIKGGRRGRKEHIRAVIEQLKTEMGPQRDRLFLVGGSWRAIARIDMHRRGYPLKVLHEYRMSARDVRETARYIETSSLDKLRSACGVSSSRMSLVPYAIDVLTRLVKTFKPKDIAVSSYGIREGLLYEQMPQRLRARDPLIEASRFAEMKDARVPGFGKTLYDFVSPLFSGARHSKRRLVKAACLLHDVSWRAHPDYRAEVCFDNATRANLGGLKHSERVFLGLALLHRYSNKRQGSSFEHLYGLLDERGQHEAEVLGKAMRFGAMLMVTSNGEIGSLHWQPRKRVLHAELPDAARPLYGEVAESRLKSLAKALEAEVELKFSKPAPTPDPE, from the coding sequence ATGAACCTCACTCAGGACCCCGCCGCCGCCAATGCCGATTGGGGCCCCTTCGGCCGCCCGATCTTTGATGACCCCAGGGCCCGGGCGCTGTCCCGTGTCGGGGTGGTCGATGTCGGCTCCAACTCGGTCCGGCTGGTGGTGTTCGACGGCGCCGCCCGCAGCCCGGCCTATTTCTACAACGAAAAGATCATGTGCGCGCTTGGCGCCGGTCTCTCGGAATCGGGCCGCCTGAACCCGGAAGGCCGCGCCCGCGCCCTGTCGGCGCTGCGCCGGTTCCAGCATCTGGCCCAGGGCATGGGGCTGCCGCCGCTGTCGGCGATTGCCACCGCCGCGGTGCGCGAGGCCGAGGACGGGCCGGAGTTCTGCGCCGAGGTGCTGCGCGAGACCGGGCTGAAGGTCCACGTCATCGACGGCCGCGAGGAAGCGCGGCTGTCGGCGCAGGGGGTGCTGTTGGGCTGGCCCGGCGCCTATGGTCTGGTCTGCGATATCGGCGGCTCCTCGATGGAGCTGGCGGAGATCCAGGAGAACACCGTCGGCCGCCGGGTGACCTCGCCGCTGGGGCCGTTGAAGCTGCGCGACATCAAGGGCGGCCGCAGGGGCCGCAAGGAGCATATCCGCGCGGTGATCGAGCAGCTGAAGACGGAGATGGGGCCGCAGCGCGACCGGCTGTTCCTGGTCGGCGGCAGCTGGCGGGCGATTGCCCGCATCGACATGCACCGGCGCGGCTACCCCTTGAAAGTGCTGCATGAATACCGGATGTCCGCCCGGGACGTGCGCGAAACCGCCCGCTATATCGAGACCAGCAGCCTGGACAAGCTGCGCAGCGCCTGCGGTGTGTCCTCCAGCCGGATGTCGCTGGTGCCCTATGCCATCGACGTGCTGACCCGGCTGGTCAAGACCTTCAAGCCCAAGGACATCGCGGTGTCCAGCTACGGCATCCGCGAGGGGCTGCTGTACGAGCAGATGCCGCAGCGGCTGCGCGCCCGCGACCCGCTGATCGAGGCGTCGCGCTTTGCTGAGATGAAGGACGCGCGGGTGCCCGGCTTCGGCAAGACGCTGTATGATTTCGTCAGCCCGCTGTTCAGCGGTGCGCGGCACAGCAAGCGGCGGCTGGTCAAGGCGGCCTGCCTGCTGCATGACGTCAGCTGGCGCGCCCATCCCGACTACCGCGCCGAGGTCTGTTTCGACAATGCCACCCGCGCCAACCTGGGCGGGCTCAAGCATTCGGAGCGGGTGTTCCTGGGGCTGGCGCTGTTGCACCGCTACAGCAACAAGCGGCAGGGCAGCTCCTTTGAGCACCTGTACGGTCTGCTGGACGAAAGGGGCCAGCACGAGGCCGAGGTGCTGGGCAAGGCGATGCGCTTCGGCGCCATGCTAATGGTGACCAGCAACGGCGAGATCGGCTCGCTGCACTGGCAGCCGCGCAAGCGGGTTCTGCATGCGGAGCTGCCGGATGCGGCGCGGCCGCTTTATGGCGAGGTGGCCGAATCCCGGCTGAAATCGCTGGCCAAGGCGCTGGAGGCCGAAGTGGAGCTGAAGTTCAGCAAGCCTGCGCCGACGCCGGATCCGGAATGA
- a CDS encoding DUF4174 domain-containing protein, producing MRAILSVVLAGFLPVAGAAADGSMPELIRPGYDAVLEDFRWTHRPVVVFADSPEDPRYHEQMERLMDGIETLRERDVVVLTDTDPAAKSALRKKLRPRGFMLVLVGKDGEVKLRKPHPWTARELSRTIDKSPERLREVEERRGG from the coding sequence ATGAGAGCAATCCTAAGTGTTGTTTTGGCAGGTTTTCTTCCGGTGGCCGGCGCGGCTGCCGATGGCAGCATGCCTGAATTGATCCGGCCCGGGTATGACGCGGTGCTGGAGGATTTCCGGTGGACGCACCGGCCGGTGGTGGTGTTTGCCGACAGCCCGGAAGATCCGCGGTACCATGAGCAGATGGAGCGGCTGATGGATGGCATCGAGACGCTGCGCGAGCGCGACGTGGTGGTGCTGACGGATACGGACCCGGCGGCCAAATCGGCCCTGCGCAAGAAGCTGCGGCCGCGCGGTTTCATGCTGGTGCTGGTGGGCAAGGACGGCGAGGTGAAACTGCGCAAGCCGCATCCCTGGACGGCGCGTGAATTGTCCCGCACCATCGACAAATCCCCCGAACGCCTGCGCGAAGTGGAAGAGCGGCGCGGCGGCTGA